DNA from Desulfitobacterium chlororespirans DSM 11544:
GTCATTGACTACGGCAGGCAATTCCGAAAAAAGCGGGTTTTGCTTGATGCTGGCTATTTTGTCCTCTGCGCTGACCTCTCCATAGTTGATAATGACAATTATCTCAGGCTTGCTGTCGATTATTTTTTCTTTATTGGCAAACAACCAGGCTTTAGAAGCATCGGAAAAGATGTTGTTCCCCCCGGCAAGTGATATAAAGTCCGAGAGTGCTGCGCTGCCTGCTGTAAAAATCATTCCGGCGTCTTCAGAATCATAGACAAAAATTGGCACCGGCTTTTCGATTTCCCCCAGGTTTTCACTCACACTGTTAACCTTTGCTGCCATCTCACCCACTAATTCTTCAGCACGTTTTTCAACATCAAAGATACGACCTAATGTCAGGATTTCAGTATACACGTCATCCATCTTAGTATTTGGCATACTATAGACACTGCTTAAATAAATCGGGATTCCTGTCTTCTCGACATTGGACAGTGCGGTAATTTTCCCTGAATCGCCCAAAGTAAGGATATTAGCGTAAATAAAATCCGGATTTGTAGCGACAATTTCTTCGAAGGTGGGGTAACCGGTAAATACACCTCCCGCAGCAGTAACTTCTTCCCCGACAACATTCAGGGAATTCCAGATATCCTGATACTCCGGAGCCACTTGTTGGCTCATATCCGGCGCCACCCCGACTATTTTATCCTCCAGGCCAAGGGCCAAGAGTATCTCAGCATTGGTAGTCGATACCACAAAAACCGATTGAGGTATCTTTTCAATAGATACTTGCCTGTTAAAATTCGGAACAATAAAGGGCTTAAAGTTTGCGTCAGCGGCGGATTCATCAGCTTGTTGATCCACTGAATTCTGGCTGCAGGCGGTAAGTGTAAAAACCAGCAGCACACTCATCAATAAGAGAACCATAGACCTTGCGACCTTTTTCATTAATAAACCTCCCTATAATAAATAAATTTTAAACCATAAGTTAGCGCAAGCTAACCCTGATTTAAAATTATACAAAAAAATCGCCCAAGCACAACAGAATCACCTCTGATTTTATAATAGTTTACAATTAGGTTACCCTTGTCTTTTTAATTAGCGTAACTTAATATTACAAACATAAAGCCATCGTCTTCTTGTCAAGGAGGTGCTCAAACATGTGTGCAGCTATTCTGATTGTTGATGACAGTGAGGATATCCGGGAGGGTGTTGGGATCTTGCTGGAGAGTGAAGGCTATCAAGTCCTCACTGCCGACAGCGGTGAAACAGCCCTCGGCTTACTGCAGGATCGGCAGACTATTGATTTAATCATTTTGGACATTATGATGCCCGGCCAATCCGGCTTTGAGACCTGCCGGGAAATCAGGGAAATCACTATTGCGCCCATTTTATTTTTATCCGCCAAGGCCGGGATCGAGGATAAGGAAACCGGCCTTATTATCGGGGGAGATGATTATTTGCCCAAACCCTTTTCCCCCGTTGAGCTGGTGGCCAGAATCAAGGCTCTGCTGCGCAGATACGCTGTTTACCAAGGAAAAGACCATAATGTAAGCTCAGATGTGATCAAGATCAGGGAATTGCATATTTACCCCTCAGCTGAGGAAGTGATCCTTGCCGGTAAACGTATTCCTTTACGCCATATGGAATACCGCCTGTTGGTGCATCTGGCTTTGCACAGGGGCAGAATATTTTCCGCCGAGGAATTGTACGAGACCCTCTGGATGCAGCCCTTTTTGCCCCTTTCCAATCATACGGTGGTAACTCATATCAAAAACCTGCGGCAAAAGATTGAACATGATCCCAAAGACCCTAAGTATATACTCACAGTCTGGGGAAAGGGGTATCGGATTGTTTAAAAAAATACTGGCCAGAAGGCTGGTCTTATCCGTCATTCTGGCGTTTATCTGCGCCGGTCTTGTTTTTATCCTATCGCAACAATTATTTTCCTACGGGATAGAAGTTAAATATGCAGACGGGGCTTATTTGAAGCAGAGAATGGCGGAAGAGGCAGCTGATTTTCAGCACTATATCACGGAAAATGATGTTGCCATTCATGATTTCTCTAAAATCTCCCATTGGGTGGATACCACGAAGATTACAAGCATTTCGCTGTATGAAGATAACCGCCTCATTTATCATTCTGCCCTTCCTTATCAGGCGGAGACCCCGGACAGCGGCATCCGGCATGAGCCCCTGCCGTGGAAGGAATTGTACCCGGTTCATTTCCGGGATGGAGACGGGTTACTGAACCTGTCTCTTGATTTCAAACATTACGATTATGATCTTGCCCTGCTCTTGAGTCTATTAATATTCTTTACCGTCTTTTTGGGCATCGTATTGTTTTTCGTTCATCGCAAAACATTCTACCTGCTGGAATTGGAACAGCAGGTTCTGCTCATGCAGGGAGGAAAACTGGACATAGCCATACCTTTAAGAGGAAGTGATGAAATCACTTCTTTAGCCGAAAACCTCGATGGAATACGCCAGGTGCTAATCAAACAAAAGCAAACTCAAGAAGCTCTTCAAAAATTCGCAGCTACCATGTCTCATGATATTCGCACACCACTAGCCGCCTTAATTGTCTATCTGGACATTATTTTGAATAAGCGTGTCTCGGATGACCAGCGTTTGCAGCAGTATTTGGTCAAAAGTGTTGAAAAGGCCAATCAACTGAAAAGCCTCACCGATCACCTCTTTGCTTATTTTGTGGGATCTGAACGGCAGTCCATAGAGGTTGAAGAAAACCTGAACCGTACAGATTTTGAAAAACTGGTCTTTGATGGGATATTTCTGCTGGAATCCAGCGGATTTACTGTTAAAACAACTCTGACTCATCAGCAGTATTCTTTAAGACTATCCAGGCAATCCATGGAACGTATACTCGATAACGTATTTGCCAATATCTTAAAATACGCAACGACCGATAAGCCTGTTATCATCAAAATCACCTTGGCTGAAGAAATGCTGACTCTATGTTTTGCCAACGGAACCAAACCAGAAGCCAAAAATTCGGAGAACGCCGGCATGGGTATCAAAAATACCCGCACTGTTGCAGAGCAATATCATGGCAGCCTGACCGAAACCCAGTCCGAGCATGACTATTCCATTGAAATTGCCCTACCTGTAGAAGTGCCTAAAGCTATTTTTGCCTTGCAGGCAACGAATATCGAAACTCTGATCGCCCTTGGTTTACAGGATAAAATTGTCGGTGTGTCAACAGGACATGCTGCTGATTTTTTACCTGAATATCAAGAAATTTACAATTCCTTAAACTGCCTGGAGGGAAATACTTTCCGGTGTCACAACTATCCTCCCTTTGAAGTCGTAGTGAGTACAAAACCGGACTTTATCTACGGCACATCTTTTTCTCTGGACATCACCCGAATCATTTCCCTGTTGAAAAATGTTGACAAGGCCAGCATCACTACTTATATCAACAAGCCCACGAACATGTTCAATGCCCGGATGGATGATGTCTATGAAGAAATTCTGACCTTAGGCCGCATCTTTAACGTGGAGGAGCGGGCCGGGGAAGTGGTGCAAAGCATGTCGGCAAAAATCAAGGAAGTGCAGGGTAAATTAGGCAGCATCGAAGAGCCTGTTCCAGTGTTTGTCTTCGATTCTGAGGAGGACGGAATGTTCTTTACTGCAGGCAGTGCTCTTCTTTCCAATATGATTGAGCTGGCCGGCGGCAAAAACATCTTTGCCGCCGCCAACCGAAACTGGTTATTTGTTAGTCATGAAGAAATTACCCAGGGCAGACCTGAGGCGGTTGTAGTTATCGATTATGGGAAAACCGGCCCGGAGGATAAAATCACCTCTTTTAAAAACAACCCGCTTTTTTCGGAACTGCCTGCGGTAGTCAAGGATAAATTTATCATTGTAAGTCTCAACGATGTTTTACCCGGCACCCGCAACGCTGACTGCGTAGAGAAGCTGTCCAGAGGCTTTCATCTCCAAGCCCCTTCACCACATCCTATCAATTAGGGCTGATGGAGAACATGAGTCAGCCCATTTGGAATAGTATTGTTATGATTAAAACAATATAAAAGCGCGCCATATTTCCCATAAAAAATAAGCCGATTAGGACAAATTACATCCCAACCGGCTTACTCCCCACACCACTATTGCTTAATCAGGCATTTTTCCACAGGCATAATAAAGCAAATGCCATTGGCGGGGGATTTCAACCCCGCCTTTTCCCCGATGGCTGCCATGACCTTTTCCACCACATCCCCGCTTACGATACTTAAGATGATTTCTTTTTCAGTATCGACGGTAATCCCCATAATCGATTTATGCACCGGGCCGGAACCGCGGGCGTTGATGACGGTCCCTCCCCCTGCCCCGGCCTGGCGGGCGATTTCCACCACCTCGTCGGCGAAGCCGGCATTGACGATGATATAGAGAGCTTTTAGGTTGTTATTATTATCGTTTTCCATTTTAACAGTCTCCTGTAGTTTATTTATAATCTCCTGCAATTTAAATTGCTAAAAGTGTCCAAGGCACTAACATCGCTTAGCAAGCGACAGCTCTTCCACAGGTGTCGTAAAGGCAATTCCTGTGTTCGGCCGATCAAAGTTGAATTTCTTGATCAGCATTTCCAGCACGGCATCGGTTTTTTCTCCAGGCAGCAGACAGGTTATGACCACCTTGTTTTCTTCCGGCACCATCCCCAGTATGCTTTTAAGGTACCCCGCGTTGACCGTACCCCGGCCATAGACAATGTTGACCAGCCGCCCTCCCGTCTCCGTGAGGGCCTCTAAGAGCGCCTCTTTTTGCTTTCTTCCGGCGATCAGCGTCAGAAAAACCAAGCCGTTTAAACAATTATTCATGACGATCCTTTACCTCCATGGCTAAGCCCTCTTCCTTCGTATTTTTCTGAACATCCTTGGTTTCAGCAGTTCCGGCCTGGGCGGCAAGCGCTGCCAATTCCTCAAGCTCCTCTGCCTCAGCCTCAGTGATGAGTTTCTGTTCTTTTTTAAGCCGTATATCATAGATTATGCCTAAAGCCTGCACGGCGATTAAGGGCGTAACCGAGATAAAGGCAATAATCCCGAACCCGTTGATCAAAACCGACTGGGCACCTGGTCCTGCTGAAGCGGCTACAGCCTGGGCCGTTCCGAGGGTAAGGGGAGTTAAAAAGGCTGATGTCAAGGCACCTCCTGTAACTCCTCCCGAGTCGAAGGCCAGACCCACGAAAAGCCGGGAGGAAAATCTGAGCATAATCAGCGCTATAGCATAGAGAGGAATCAAAAACCAAAGAATATTGATTTGAGTCAGGATCTTCACCATGCAGATCAAGGCGGCAAAGCCTATACCGATGGCCAAGGTCATGCGTATCGACATTTTCGTAATATGACCGTTGGTTATTTCTTCAAGCTGTTCCCCCAGTACGGTGACGGCCGGTTCCGACAAGGTGATGGCGGCGCCCAGCACAAACCCGACCACCAGCAGCAGCCATTTAAACCAACCAGGGCGGGCAGCATCCAGAAAGACTTCACCAATATATTTGCCGGCGAAGGCAAAGCCGAAATCGATTCCCGACAAAAAGATGAGCAGACCGACGTAGACGACAAGGGTTCCCAGCAGAATCTTGACAAACTCCCTCTGCGACAGCTTAATCAGAAAAAGCTGAAAGGGTAAAAATACAATCACAATCGGGAACAGGGCCAGGGCAACGCCTCCCATATTGTCCAGAATGATTTCACCGAGATGCTCCACCGCACCCGGATTATACAGCCCGGCGGGAGGGATTACTCCCCCATAGGCCGCTTTGAGCACGAGACCATAAATAAACACCGCCAGGATCGGACCCACTGAGGCCAAGCCAATGATGCCGAAGGTGTCTTCATTGGTTTTGGATTTGGACATAGTAGCGGAAATCCCCAAACCTAAGGCCAGGATAAAGGGCACTGACACATCACCCGTAGTTGCTCCGCTGCCATCGAAGGCCAAAGCGATGAACTGTTCAGGAACAAAAATGACCACCATAAAGATCACAATATAAAACACAGCGAAAACGATTTTGATACTCAAGTCTTTCAAAATTCTGAACAGGGAGAACCCGACAAACAGGCCTATTCCCGTGCTCAGAACCCATACGAAGAGCATTTCGTTGACGCCTGCCATAATCATATGAGTCTGCTTTGCCAATACCCACAGGGCCGGTTCAGCGACGGTGGCCAGAAGTCCGAACAAAAAACCGACTATAATAATGAAAAGGGCTTTTTTCAGCCGGATCAGTGAACTGCCCACCAGTTTTCCTATAGGCAGAATACTGATATCAAGTCCGTTCAAAAACAAAGCCTGACCGACAACCACACCCAGATAGCCCACGGCCAGCTTTACGTAATCGTAAGCATTTTCCATGGGCGCTACAAAACCGCACACAATGATAATCACTGCGGCCAGGGGCAGGGACGATATGAAAACTTCTTTAAGCGTGTTAAAGTATTTCATGTTGATTATTATAGCACAGGCACAAGTATCTTGTCTTTTTCTGCCAACACTTTATCACCGGAAGAATTCTTGTTCAGCCACCAGAGTAGCCAAACATTATAGACAGAACCTCCCTTACAGTGTAAAATTACACTATAAGGGAGGTCTTTCTTATGACTGAACATCCGTTTTCCGCCGTTCCTACCTACATAGAGAAGAAGTTTAAGAACCTGGTGCTGTCATGACCAGTATCCTGTTTGATGTTTTTTACCGCTCCTATGATAACTTTATGAAAACTTTCCGGCTGGACGATCATGAGGCTGTCCTCAGCCAGATCAGGGCTCTGACCGCTAAAGGCCGGCCCGGGCAGCCTGAACCCCTTAAGATCGCCGATATCGGCGGGGGTACGGGGGTATTGGCTCATAGCCTACTGGAGCTGGGCCATGACGTTACCATCATCGACCCGGCCCAGAGGATGACGGCCATCGCTAAAGAACGGAACCTCCGGGTTACAGTTATTAATGAAACCTTGGCAAAGGTAAGCCCGGAGCCCCTCTACGATGTAATCATTTTAAGAGATTGTTTTCACCACATTGCGGATCAAGAACCGGCACTGAGCAAACTATCCCAAATCCTTCAGGATGATGGGCTGCTGATCATTCAGGATTTCTCTCCTGGTAGTTTAAGAGCTCAACTGCTCTTTACACTGGAACGGTGTCTGCTGGAAAAAATCTATCCCATCCCATCTGCCACCCTGGCCGCCATGATGGTCCAGGCCGGTTTTAACAGCACCATTGTCCGGCTGAACAGCCGCGATTATCTGGTGACAGGCACTAAAGAAAAACCTGCAGAGGTGGAACTATGAGCAAGCTTCGTTTGTATCCTAAAGTGGCCCGTTTGTTTCTGGGCGGGCACATCGTAGCCGGCGAGGATATCGGCAGCTCCTACAGTCTGGTCAGCCCCGGCTACGAGCAATGGTTTTTAAGCACCATGCACCGCTATAATGATGAAATGATTGGGGAATTAAGCAAACACCTGGACCCTTCCCAATCCTTACAGATCCTGGACCTGGCCGCAGGAACCGGCTACAATGCCCAAGCCATGCAGGGGTTGTTTCCTGCCTCCCGGCTGACCCTGGTCGATATTTCCTCCGGCATGCTGAGGGAGGCCCGCCAAAACCTTGGTGAAGATGCTTCCCTGATCACCTCCGATATGCTGCACTATTTGGCGGACTGCGCCGATGGTACCTTTGATGTTGTGATCTGCGCCTGGGCCATCAAATACCGGAACCCCCTGCAAGTCATCCGGCACTGCCACAGGGTTCTGAAACCGGGGGGTTATCTGGCCGTTATCGTCAATACCAAAGACACCCTGCCCCAAGTGGCCCACATCTACCCCCGGCTGTTAGCCCGGCATGTTCATAAAATCACCAAGTTGATGCTGCCTCTGCCCAATCCCCGCAATTTAGCAGCCTTCGACGGCTGGTTCCAGAAATATTCCTTCACTAAAATTAAGAGCCAAGCGGGATTTCAGGATTTTAATTTCCCGACAAGCCGGGAATTAGCTGAATTTATCGTATCCACCGGCGCTCTGGCCGGTTTCGACATTATGCTGGATTTAAGAGATCCCGCCGTTTTCGCCGATCTGGTCCAGCTCTTAACCGACCATCATTTTACCGGAACCACCCACCGCTATGTGTACGGGATTTACCAAAAACCCAGCTGCAGCCAACGCAATCTTCGAAGGAGGAAAGCCAATGAATAAACGGATGATCGCCCGGATGTGCCTGGACAAGGGGACTCTGGCCAATTTTCTGGAAATCCACCGCCGGTTCTCCCCCTCCCCCAACTACCGGCTGAAGAACATGGTCCAATGCGGCCTCAATGCCATTAAACACGACCGGTTGATCCGGCATGAGCAGAGCTATCTCCTGAACTCCTTTATTCCCCCCCTTAATTCTCCTGCCTTTTTGAATATAGCCCTGCAGGTACCGGGAGAAGGGGCAGATTTTTTCGATAATCATGTCCAGGGGAAGCGCCTGGCTCCCATTTCCGCTTATATCGCCGTCACCGGGAAATGCCGGTACAACTGCTGGCATTGCAGTGCGGCCTCTGCCGGACAAAATGAACTGAGCACCCCCTCCCTGATCAGGATTATTCAAAAACTGCAGGATCTAGGGGTGGGAATCATCGGTTTTACCGGGGGCGAGCCCCTGCTCAGGGATGATCTGGAAGAGATTATTGCTGCTGTGGACCGGCAGAAAAGCATGGTCCTGGTGTTTTCCACCGGCTTTAACCTGACTCTAGAGCGGGCGGCAGCTTTAAAGTCGGCGGGATTATTCGGCATCGCCCTCAGCCTGGATTCCGTGCGGAAAGAAAAGCATGATGAGCTGAGAGGATATCCGGGAGCCTACGACCATGCTTTGAACGGAATCAGGAATGCCCGGGAAGCAGGGCTGTATACCATGAGCCAGACGGTGGGCACCCGGGAGCTTATGGCAGAAGGAGAACTATTTGCACTGGCGGAAATGCTCAAGGGGGAAGGAATCCACGAAATGCGGATCGTGGAACCTCTTCCCTGCGGCAAATTGTCCGGCCCCCATGCTGCCCTGCTTTATGCGGAGGAACAAGACCGGCTCAAACAGCTGCATATCACTTTAAACGGTGATCTGCGCTACCCGAAGGCTTCCGTCTTTCCCTATTTTGAGTCTGCCGAACAGTTCGGCTGCGGTGCCGGCACCCAGCACAGCTATGTGGATACCGCCGGCAACTTCGGTCTCTGTGACTTTTTAGAGGACCTCAGATATGGAAATCTTTTGACCGACGATGTCCGGGAAGTATGGCAGAAGATGCACCAGGCTTCCGGCGGGCCAAAATGCTCCTGCCTGGCTAAAGGCTCCTGCCCTCCTGCCCTCCCTAAATTTTATCGCCTGCTGGGTGGGATTCAGCCATGAAATCAGGCCATGGCACCCTAACCTATGGCGGCTTTACCATCCACTACGCCTTATACGGCAAAGGCAGCCCTCTCCTTTGCCTCCACGGTCTGAATTTAGATGGGAGGATGTTCGCCGGTAAAAACATGAAAGAACTGTTTCCGGACAGGATGATCGTGGCCCTGGACCTGCCCGGTTATGGCCGTTCCAACTTTATCCCTGGGGCAGGCGTTTTGGAAATCGGCAAGCTGATCGATCAGGTAGCCGACAAACTGGGTTTAAACCAGTTTGAATTGTGCGGATTTTGCCTGGGGGGAATTTTTGCCTTGGATTATGCCATCCGCAACCCAGACCGTCTATCCAGACTGTATCTGATCGAAACCATGATCTATCTGCCCTGGTGGATGACCCTCTGCAATACTCCCTTTTTTCGTGTCCTCTATCAAAAATTCAGCCATAACAAATTGTGTCTTGCCCTCCTGGAACTGGCCCCCGCCCTGAAGGGCCTGGCCAAACTACAAAGCCTGAAGCTTACCTCCAGGCTCTGGAACAACCAAGTTAATTCTTTCTACATCGACATGATGAAGGAATACCAAAAAATCGATCACATCCAAAGAAGCAGAGCGGTATCCTGCGAAACCATGCTGATCTTTTCCGATCAGTCTTTCAAGATGATTCGCAAGACCAACTATGGCTTACAGGCAGCAATTAGGCACTCTACCCTGTACCGGCTTCCCAATGGCGGGCATTTTTCTCCGATATCCGGATCATCCTCTCTCCGAACCGTGATGAACGTATGCCGCCGCAGCCGGTAATCACTTAACGCACCCCGACCGGGCAAAATTTCATGCAATTAAAACAGTAATACTGCATTCCCATAGAGCCAGCTTGTTGTAGCCGCCCATATCTTTCCTCCATAAACATATTTTTTTGTTCTTCTGGTGAGCTGCCGCTGAACTCTTGCCAAAAGGCGATGTTCGCCCCTAAGCCATAAGGCTGGGAGTTCCTGATACACTTGCCGACACTTGTTTTGCCGGCTTCGTCAAGTGCCCCGGCCGGGCAGTTCCTGACGCACAGATCGCAGTGCCTGCACAGGTCCTGTTCTATTTTTTCATTCGGCTCGATCTCAAGGTTGGTGATCAGCGCCGTCAGCCCGATCCGTGTTCCGAAGCGCGGATGAATAACGAGGTTGTGCCGGCCAAAGGTTCCCATTCCAGCGGCCACCGCCGCGTGGCGCTGGGAAAAGTCTGCTATTGCCGGTCTGTCCTTATGTAATTCCATAGGATAAGAATATGGCATATCCACGACCTTGGCCCGAAATTCTCTTTTCAGGAAGCGATTGATCTGATAGCTGCAGGACCGCTGAAAAGAGTTCATGTCCAGACGACCGTTCATGGCGATCGTGACACTGGGGCTTTCGCATGTATCCAGCTCCTGGAAAACCAAAGAGATAATCGTCCTGGCCTCCGGCAAGAAACTTGCGATGGGGTAGGATTTTGGGCTGTGGTAATCTTCGACTTTTGCAAACCCCACATCATCGACGCCTAAATCCAAAATAAACTTTTTAATCTTTTCTTTCATGGGTTTACGTCCTCCTCACTATTTAATCGGCCGGGATGAACGGCTCACAACAACGTGCATATACACATATTATTCCTTAAAAGGCGCCCGTCTTTAGTTGCCTTATACTCCTTCACCTCAAGGGGCAAGCGCTTCCAGCTTCGACAGCAATTCAACAAGCTTGGCCAGGTCTTCTTCACCCATATATTCTTTTAACGATGCTTGAGCCACTCCCCATAACTTCCAGCCCCTAGCTACGGCATCTTTTCCTTTATCCGTCAACAAGATTTGCCGGGTACGTGAATCTTTGCCCTGCTTAATCTCAAGGAATTCGGCCTCAATCAATGGTTTCATATTGCGGTTCAGAGTCGTGCGATCAATACGCATCCTTTTGGCCAGTTCGCTGATCGTGGCTGTTTCTGCTATTTCAAGATGCTTGAGCAGGGATAGTTGGGAAGTGGTGATTCCACTGGGCTTTAGTATGTCATCATAAAATTGGGTAACAGCCCGGGAAGCCCTGCGGATATTTATGCAATGACAGGGGCTGGGTCGCTTCGGATTGATCTGTTGTTTCATAATCGGGTGCCTTCCATCATGTTATTTGCGCCGGAATTATGTGCATATACACATTTATTTTACTATTGCCCCCTCCAAGGTGTCAATCATTCAAATACCTCTTACCGCTGCAAGACAAAAGAAAAAATCAATTTCTATTATTATTTCAGTTATTTTACCCCCATCCTTGCCATAGCATAGCAAAGACGGGGGTGAATCTATGCCTTTCAGTCTTGGTGAATTATTGGTTGTGACGATGATCATTCATATGATCGATACCTTTGCCTACGCCGTACGCCTGAACTCTGTCAAAACCGGCCAGTTTGCTTTATCAGTCACCCTGTTCAACCTCTTTTACCTCATCTCCCTCGTTGCCCATACCATTCAAGCCCCTATGATCGGCAGCTTGATCGACAGTTCCATCAGCCAGAGCATAGATCCCCTTCCTCAATTGCGCAGACTCATCTTGGCGGCCACGGCCGGCACCTTTGCCGGCATCCTTTTTATGCCCACTTTTTTGCAGTTTTTTCACCGCGCTGTGTTTAATTTGGAGAGGGCCGGTTCCGTTCCTGCCATTGTGCGGGAGGCTGTAAAGATACGCAGCCCGGGCCGGTTGCTGCATTATTTTACTTTGCCGAGCAAAAAAATGGTTCGCAATCTTCCCTTCCAAAAAATCCCCAAAGAACTGATCGCTCTTAACACCCTGGTTACCGGCATATACACCGTCGGGGGCATGTCGGCCTATTATGCCGCTATCCTTGTTCCGGAAGGACACCGCCTGGCAGCGGCTGCTTCAGCCGGCTTCCTTAACACCTCAGCCAATATCATTTTCATGCTATTTGTCGATCCTAAGTCCTCGATTATTACCGATCAGGCTTTGCGGGGCAACCGCCCCTACGCCGATGTCAAAGCCCTGGTCGTTTTTTTGATGAGTGCCAAGCTTCTGGGAACATTCCTGGGACAATTGCTGCTGGTTCCGCTGGCCCAGGCGATTGCTGCTTTTTATCTTTAGTTTTCGTTTCCGATTTGCAGCATTGCGTAATTTGGGATATGCTTTTGAAGCCAGTAAGCAAATCAATACGCTTTCTATCGGCGAATCTCATGATATATTTCCGCTAAAGTAGCCCTAACCGGCTACTTTTTTTGCTTCTCAGTTATATCATTTGCGCATTTTGCTCATACTGTACATAAAGTACAGCATATGATACTATTGGAGGTGAGGGAGGAATGACCATGTTGACTGAATTACAGTTTACTGAAGCCAGAAGTCAGTTTTCAACCCTGTATGATTCTGTATTTAACTCTTTTAATCCTGCCATTGTAAAAAGAAAGCAGACCGAACAAATCGCGATGCTTCGGGTTGATCTGCTCAAGATGATACTGGATGATTATAAATTAAATCCGGAAGTTATTCAGGAAGACGATGGCTCAATAACACTTGCCCTTGACACACTTGAGATTTATGTCAACAACTCGACATTAGATTTAGCCGCTGCGGACTTAATTGAAGACCTTAAGCTCTATGCTCAAGATTATTTAAAACGTTCCCAGTTATTTCTCCATTCGCCAAACCGAACACACCATTTTCCCTATATATTGAGGATTATGTTGTGCGAAAACGATGATGAAATCCGTGCGCTGGCAGGATTATAAACTATGGCACCAAAGTTTGGAGATTTGAAGCATTTTTGTGATAAAAACGGTTGGATCATGGTCCGGAACACGGATCATTGGTACTATGAAAAAGTCCTGAATGATGGAACTCTTCTACGAACCAAAATAAGCCATGCCGTTAGCAAAGAGATTCCTCAAAATCTATGGGATAGAATTCTGCGCAAACAACTTCATATAACTGAGAAAGATTTTTGGAAAGGACTTTAATGGGCCTTGAAAACTATTTGTATCATCCGTCAAAGCAACCCTAACCGGTTGCTTTTTTTGCTCTGCCGGTTTTCATTTTGCTCGCCCATGAACAACGAACGCTATACCAGCCGCCAATAACCCCACAACGGCTGAAACCAGCGTTTTAAAAACTGCCATATGCTTTATGCTTTCAGCAAAGTATTCCATCGGTGGAGCATATAATTTAATCCGAAAACCTGGCCAATAGCAAAGCATCAAATATGCGGCGATAAACACAACAACAAATAAAATTAAAGAAGTAATCGGCTTTTGCATTGATCCTTCCTGCTTTCCCACCTCAAAATGTAAATTATCTTGTCTATGATTTCGGATAATGTTCATAAATTTGCTGTCACACAGTGTATCTTGAAGAGTCGAGGACGGCATTGTCTTAGGCA
Protein-coding regions in this window:
- a CDS encoding class I SAM-dependent methyltransferase, with the translated sequence MTSILFDVFYRSYDNFMKTFRLDDHEAVLSQIRALTAKGRPGQPEPLKIADIGGGTGVLAHSLLELGHDVTIIDPAQRMTAIAKERNLRVTVINETLAKVSPEPLYDVIILRDCFHHIADQEPALSKLSQILQDDGLLIIQDFSPGSLRAQLLFTLERCLLEKIYPIPSATLAAMMVQAGFNSTIVRLNSRDYLVTGTKEKPAEVEL
- a CDS encoding class I SAM-dependent methyltransferase, whose protein sequence is MSKLRLYPKVARLFLGGHIVAGEDIGSSYSLVSPGYEQWFLSTMHRYNDEMIGELSKHLDPSQSLQILDLAAGTGYNAQAMQGLFPASRLTLVDISSGMLREARQNLGEDASLITSDMLHYLADCADGTFDVVICAWAIKYRNPLQVIRHCHRVLKPGGYLAVIVNTKDTLPQVAHIYPRLLARHVHKITKLMLPLPNPRNLAAFDGWFQKYSFTKIKSQAGFQDFNFPTSRELAEFIVSTGALAGFDIMLDLRDPAVFADLVQLLTDHHFTGTTHRYVYGIYQKPSCSQRNLRRRKANE
- a CDS encoding radical SAM/SPASM domain-containing protein codes for the protein MNKRMIARMCLDKGTLANFLEIHRRFSPSPNYRLKNMVQCGLNAIKHDRLIRHEQSYLLNSFIPPLNSPAFLNIALQVPGEGADFFDNHVQGKRLAPISAYIAVTGKCRYNCWHCSAASAGQNELSTPSLIRIIQKLQDLGVGIIGFTGGEPLLRDDLEEIIAAVDRQKSMVLVFSTGFNLTLERAAALKSAGLFGIALSLDSVRKEKHDELRGYPGAYDHALNGIRNAREAGLYTMSQTVGTRELMAEGELFALAEMLKGEGIHEMRIVEPLPCGKLSGPHAALLYAEEQDRLKQLHITLNGDLRYPKASVFPYFESAEQFGCGAGTQHSYVDTAGNFGLCDFLEDLRYGNLLTDDVREVWQKMHQASGGPKCSCLAKGSCPPALPKFYRLLGGIQP
- a CDS encoding alpha/beta fold hydrolase — encoded protein: MKSGHGTLTYGGFTIHYALYGKGSPLLCLHGLNLDGRMFAGKNMKELFPDRMIVALDLPGYGRSNFIPGAGVLEIGKLIDQVADKLGLNQFELCGFCLGGIFALDYAIRNPDRLSRLYLIETMIYLPWWMTLCNTPFFRVLYQKFSHNKLCLALLELAPALKGLAKLQSLKLTSRLWNNQVNSFYIDMMKEYQKIDHIQRSRAVSCETMLIFSDQSFKMIRKTNYGLQAAIRHSTLYRLPNGGHFSPISGSSSLRTVMNVCRRSR
- a CDS encoding 4Fe-4S binding protein, which gives rise to MKEKIKKFILDLGVDDVGFAKVEDYHSPKSYPIASFLPEARTIISLVFQELDTCESPSVTIAMNGRLDMNSFQRSCSYQINRFLKREFRAKVVDMPYSYPMELHKDRPAIADFSQRHAAVAAGMGTFGRHNLVIHPRFGTRIGLTALITNLEIEPNEKIEQDLCRHCDLCVRNCPAGALDEAGKTSVGKCIRNSQPYGLGANIAFWQEFSGSSPEEQKNMFMEERYGRLQQAGSMGMQYYCFNCMKFCPVGVR
- a CDS encoding MarR family winged helix-turn-helix transcriptional regulator, which produces MKQQINPKRPSPCHCINIRRASRAVTQFYDDILKPSGITTSQLSLLKHLEIAETATISELAKRMRIDRTTLNRNMKPLIEAEFLEIKQGKDSRTRQILLTDKGKDAVARGWKLWGVAQASLKEYMGEEDLAKLVELLSKLEALAP
- a CDS encoding lipid II flippase Amj family protein yields the protein MPFSLGELLVVTMIIHMIDTFAYAVRLNSVKTGQFALSVTLFNLFYLISLVAHTIQAPMIGSLIDSSISQSIDPLPQLRRLILAATAGTFAGILFMPTFLQFFHRAVFNLERAGSVPAIVREAVKIRSPGRLLHYFTLPSKKMVRNLPFQKIPKELIALNTLVTGIYTVGGMSAYYAAILVPEGHRLAAAASAGFLNTSANIIFMLFVDPKSSIITDQALRGNRPYADVKALVVFLMSAKLLGTFLGQLLLVPLAQAIAAFYL